The Actinocatenispora sera genome has a window encoding:
- the kynU gene encoding kynureninase, whose product MQSAGFGVADAQRRDTADPLAGWRERFVIEPDGPIYLDGNSLGRLPVAAVDEFATAVRGEWGGELIRGWSHWIELGREVGDLLAGPVLDAEPGELVLSDSTSVNLYKLAAAALSARPDRHVVVVDQDNFPTDQYLLQSLAAERGLTLRPVTADLDAGLDTEQVLAALDDDVALVLLSHVAYRSGAIADLPAITAAAHEVGALVLWDLCHSAGSVPVPLRAAEVDLAVGCTYKYLNGGPGSPAFLYVRRELQAQLRQPITGWFGQADQFEMDSRYAPADGIDRFLVGTPPVLSAYGARAGARIAAEVGIEPVRAKGMALTSYAVELHDAWLAEHGCRLASPRDPQRRGAHVTLYHPNAWQLCQAWQDAGVLPDFRTPDRLRIGLAPLYTRFVDVYEAFHRLREILASGSYRSYPVTRRRVT is encoded by the coding sequence ATGCAGAGTGCGGGGTTCGGGGTGGCGGACGCGCAGCGGCGCGATACCGCGGATCCGTTGGCGGGCTGGCGGGAGCGGTTCGTGATCGAGCCGGACGGGCCGATCTACCTGGACGGCAACTCGCTCGGCCGGCTGCCGGTGGCGGCGGTCGACGAGTTCGCGACGGCGGTCCGGGGCGAGTGGGGCGGCGAGCTGATCCGTGGCTGGTCGCACTGGATCGAGCTCGGCCGCGAGGTCGGTGACCTGCTTGCCGGGCCGGTGCTGGACGCCGAGCCGGGCGAACTGGTACTCAGCGACTCGACCAGCGTCAACCTGTACAAGCTGGCCGCGGCCGCGCTGTCGGCGCGGCCGGACCGGCACGTCGTCGTGGTCGACCAGGACAACTTCCCCACCGATCAGTACCTGCTGCAGTCGCTCGCGGCCGAACGCGGGCTGACGCTGCGGCCGGTCACCGCCGACCTCGACGCCGGACTGGACACCGAGCAGGTACTCGCCGCGCTGGACGACGACGTGGCCCTGGTGCTGCTGTCGCACGTGGCGTACCGGTCCGGCGCCATCGCCGATCTGCCCGCGATCACGGCCGCCGCACACGAGGTCGGCGCGCTGGTGCTGTGGGACCTGTGCCACTCGGCCGGCTCGGTACCGGTGCCGCTGCGCGCCGCCGAGGTCGATCTCGCGGTCGGCTGCACGTACAAGTACCTCAACGGCGGCCCCGGCTCGCCGGCGTTCCTGTACGTGCGGCGCGAGTTGCAGGCGCAGCTGCGGCAGCCGATCACCGGCTGGTTCGGCCAGGCGGACCAGTTCGAGATGGACTCCCGCTACGCCCCCGCGGACGGCATCGACCGGTTCCTGGTCGGCACCCCGCCGGTGCTGTCCGCGTACGGGGCGCGGGCCGGCGCTCGGATCGCGGCCGAGGTCGGCATCGAACCGGTGCGCGCCAAGGGGATGGCGCTGACCTCGTACGCGGTGGAGTTGCACGACGCGTGGCTGGCCGAGCACGGCTGCCGGCTGGCGAGCCCGCGGGATCCGCAGCGGCGCGGCGCGCACGTCACGCTGTACCACCCGAACGCCTGGCAGCTGTGCCAGGCCTGGCAGGACGCCGGCGTGCTCCCGGACTTCCGCACCCCGGACCGGCTGCGCATCGGCCTCGCCCCGCTGTACACCCGGTTCGTCGATGTGTACGAGGCGTTCCACCGGCTACGCGAGATCCTCGCGAGCGGCAGTTACCGGTCGTACCCGGTGACACGGCGCCGGGTCACCTGA
- a CDS encoding amidase translates to MTPLHELTALQQAAAIRSGELSPVELVEHYLARIAAFDSRLGAFVTVTDQAARDAAKRAEVAVTMAEPLPALHGVPTAIKDLAATAGVPTSYGCVALAQHVPDADAPVVTALSSAGTISLGKTATSEFGTTLYTEATGFVPTANPWRRGASPGGSSGGAAAAVAAGLVPVAHGSDGGGSLRVPAALCGLIGYKPSRGLIPGAGGFGLASQGPIARTVPDAAALLDAMAVAAPGEPYLPPPPPEGGYRAAATRATGPLRIAAYLDPPLFDTTVHPDCVAAYRRAAELLTGLGHDVVEVPGPYDPAMLADFRVVACLLGRPDAVGKMARWMAGEARRHSAADLLAAHGRLLAAIRAGSAELAGYDLVLTPTLARPGVGIGHFNQMSPEEDFDAQTALSPYCSVHNLSGAPAVSVPIGADRTGLPVGVQLSAPLGGDARLLAAASALHDASGWKERHPPIWTKLPSATVNLGPRSLGTEPR, encoded by the coding sequence GTGACCCCACTGCACGAGCTGACCGCGCTGCAACAGGCCGCGGCGATCCGGTCCGGCGAGCTGTCGCCGGTGGAGCTGGTCGAGCACTACCTGGCCCGGATCGCGGCGTTCGACTCCCGGCTCGGTGCGTTCGTCACGGTCACCGACCAGGCGGCCCGGGACGCGGCGAAGCGCGCCGAGGTGGCGGTCACGATGGCCGAGCCGTTGCCGGCGCTGCACGGGGTGCCCACCGCGATCAAGGACCTGGCGGCGACCGCCGGCGTGCCCACCTCGTACGGCTGCGTCGCGCTCGCGCAGCACGTACCGGACGCCGACGCGCCGGTGGTCACCGCGCTGAGCTCGGCCGGCACCATCAGCCTCGGCAAGACCGCGACCAGCGAGTTCGGTACCACGCTGTACACCGAGGCGACCGGCTTCGTGCCGACCGCGAACCCGTGGCGGCGGGGTGCGAGCCCGGGTGGCTCGTCCGGTGGTGCCGCCGCCGCGGTGGCGGCCGGGCTGGTACCGGTGGCGCACGGCAGCGACGGGGGCGGCTCGCTGCGGGTGCCGGCGGCGCTGTGCGGGCTCATCGGGTACAAGCCGAGCCGCGGGCTGATCCCCGGCGCCGGCGGGTTCGGCCTGGCCAGCCAGGGGCCGATCGCGCGCACCGTGCCGGACGCGGCGGCGCTGCTCGACGCGATGGCGGTGGCGGCGCCGGGGGAGCCGTACCTGCCACCCCCGCCACCCGAGGGCGGGTACCGGGCGGCGGCGACCCGGGCGACCGGGCCGTTGCGGATCGCCGCGTACCTGGATCCGCCGCTGTTCGACACGACGGTGCACCCGGACTGCGTCGCCGCCTATCGCCGGGCCGCGGAGCTGCTCACCGGCCTCGGGCACGACGTCGTCGAGGTACCCGGGCCGTACGACCCGGCGATGCTCGCCGACTTCCGGGTGGTGGCGTGCCTGCTCGGCCGGCCCGACGCGGTCGGCAAGATGGCCCGGTGGATGGCCGGCGAGGCGAGGCGGCACTCGGCCGCCGACCTGCTCGCCGCGCACGGCCGGCTGCTCGCCGCGATCCGGGCCGGATCGGCGGAGCTGGCCGGATACGACCTGGTGCTCACCCCGACGTTGGCCCGGCCGGGTGTCGGCATCGGGCATTTCAACCAGATGAGTCCGGAGGAGGATTTCGACGCGCAGACCGCGCTGTCGCCGTACTGCTCCGTGCACAACCTGTCCGGGGCGCCGGCGGTGAGCGTGCCGATCGGCGCGGATCGCACCGGCCTGCCGGTCGGGGTGCAGCTGTCCGCGCCGCTGGGCGGCGACGCGCGGCTTCTTGCGGCGGCTTCCGCCCTGCACGACGCGTCAGGGTGGAAAGAGCGGCACCCGCCCATCTGGACCAAGCTACCCTCGGCTACGGTGAATCTCGGTCCACGTTCGTTGGGCACCGAGCCCCGCTGA
- a CDS encoding DUF5130 family protein, with the protein MTTSDSGRHELSEPHVTSHGEPVEHPPTRGSLFDGIADGPFNGGQLVRLDEALRAADEQSGLAFSVYVGGLDGDDHRRAADAMHDRLANPDVGVLLAVSPNQRVVEIVTGPVAAKKLPDRVCALAALSMTAAFSGGDLAGGIVTGLRMLSDQARVP; encoded by the coding sequence ATGACCACCTCCGACAGCGGCCGGCACGAGCTGAGCGAGCCGCACGTCACCAGTCACGGCGAACCGGTCGAGCATCCGCCGACCCGCGGCTCGCTGTTCGACGGCATCGCCGACGGTCCGTTCAACGGCGGCCAGCTGGTGCGGCTCGACGAGGCGCTGCGCGCCGCGGACGAGCAGTCCGGGCTGGCGTTCAGCGTCTACGTGGGCGGGCTCGACGGTGACGACCACCGCCGGGCGGCCGACGCGATGCACGACCGGTTGGCCAACCCCGATGTCGGTGTGCTGCTTGCGGTGTCGCCGAACCAGCGGGTGGTCGAGATCGTGACCGGCCCGGTCGCGGCGAAGAAGCTGCCGGACCGCGTCTGCGCGCTGGCCGCGCTGTCGATGACCGCGGCATTCTCCGGCGGCGACCTCGCCGGCGGCATCGTCACCGGCCTCCGCATGCTGAGCGACCAAGCCCGCGTTCCCTGA
- a CDS encoding winged helix-turn-helix transcriptional regulator, with amino-acid sequence MATTTASQRRAEARQEYDAFIAECPSRQVLDTIADKWVTLVLAALDGGPARYSQLSRQIAGVSQKMLTQTLRQLERDGLVDRTVTASVPVRVDYTLTPLGASLVAVIAPLKRWAEQHMPDVRSSRRRYDRRARDADRSPATRSD; translated from the coding sequence ATGGCGACGACGACGGCCAGCCAGCGCCGGGCCGAGGCGAGGCAGGAGTACGACGCCTTCATCGCGGAGTGCCCGTCCCGACAGGTGCTGGACACGATCGCCGACAAGTGGGTCACGCTGGTGCTCGCCGCGCTGGACGGCGGCCCGGCGCGCTACTCCCAGCTGAGCCGCCAGATCGCCGGCGTCAGCCAGAAGATGCTGACCCAGACGCTGCGCCAGCTGGAACGCGACGGACTGGTCGACCGCACCGTCACCGCGAGCGTCCCGGTCCGGGTCGACTACACGCTGACGCCGCTCGGCGCGAGCCTCGTCGCGGTGATCGCACCGCTCAAACGTTGGGCCGAGCAACACATGCCGGACGTCCGGTCCTCCCGCCGGCGCTACGACCGGCGGGCCCGCGACGCCGACCGATCCCCGGCCACCCGCTCGGATTGA
- a CDS encoding NADP-dependent oxidoreductase, translating into MRAAIRGTGGPAVVEVPAPVPAAGQVRISVAAAAVNPVDLATQDGLFGELAAAGLGWDVAGTVDAIGAGVDGLAPGDAVFAFRDRLSAATGSHAELVVLDAAAVAAAPGLDPARAATVPLSATTGWQGLDRLDLPAGDTILVTGAAGAVGRFTSTLARRRGLRVVAAIRPGTADRVPAGVEHVVETTPGWPDAVRALRPGGVDGVLDAAGLGAPALDAVRAGGRYLSVLPMLPLPPALRGTHTSAVAAYSDATVLTELAKLAVAGELELPAVERFPLDAAAAAYRRAAQPGRTAAVVLVP; encoded by the coding sequence ATGCGTGCAGCGATACGAGGTACCGGCGGCCCGGCCGTCGTCGAGGTGCCGGCACCGGTACCGGCGGCCGGCCAGGTACGGATCTCAGTGGCCGCGGCGGCCGTCAACCCGGTGGATCTGGCGACCCAGGACGGACTGTTCGGCGAGCTGGCCGCGGCCGGCCTCGGCTGGGACGTCGCCGGCACCGTCGACGCGATCGGCGCCGGCGTGGACGGCCTGGCACCCGGCGATGCGGTGTTCGCCTTCCGGGACCGGTTGTCCGCGGCGACCGGCAGCCACGCCGAACTGGTCGTGCTGGACGCCGCCGCGGTCGCCGCCGCACCCGGGCTCGACCCGGCACGGGCGGCGACGGTGCCGCTGAGCGCGACGACCGGCTGGCAGGGCCTGGACCGGCTGGACCTGCCGGCCGGCGACACGATCCTCGTCACCGGTGCGGCCGGTGCCGTCGGCCGGTTCACCAGCACGCTCGCCCGGCGGCGCGGCCTGCGGGTGGTGGCCGCGATCCGGCCCGGCACCGCCGATCGCGTCCCGGCCGGCGTCGAGCACGTGGTCGAGACCACGCCCGGCTGGCCGGACGCGGTACGAGCGCTGCGGCCGGGCGGCGTCGACGGGGTACTGGATGCCGCCGGGCTCGGTGCGCCGGCGCTCGACGCGGTGCGCGCCGGCGGCCGGTACCTGTCGGTGCTGCCGATGCTCCCGCTGCCGCCGGCGCTGCGCGGTACGCACACGTCCGCGGTCGCGGCGTACAGCGACGCGACGGTGCTCACCGAGCTGGCGAAGCTCGCCGTCGCGGGGGAGCTGGAGTTGCCGGCGGTGGAGCGGTTTCCGCTCGATGCGGCCGCCGCAGCCTACCGGCGGGCGGCGCAGCCGGGCCGCACCGCCGCCGTGGTCCTGGTGCCATAG
- the pepN gene encoding aminopeptidase N yields MHNLARTEAVERARLLSEVTYRVTLDLTDGAGAPSEGTTFSSRSEIRFRCAEPGAATFVEITAQTLRSATLNGVALDLSGYDSTKGLAVPGLAAENELVVEADCTYSTSGQGLHRALDPVDGEVYLYSQFETNDAQRVFACFDQPDLKARHTFVVTVPKHWRVVSNSPVADVTERDADKVVTFAEGATMSTYVTAVCAGPYHEVRDEHDGIDLGVYCRKSLAEHLDADDILTITKQGFDFYHGQFGMRYPLPKYDQLLVPEYNAGAMENFGCITISEEHYLFRSQVTNFEYEQRANTILHELAHMWFGDLVTMRWWDDLWLNESFAEWASHWCNAEATRFSDAWTTFLALRKRWGYGQDQLPTTHPVYTDIPDVETVEVNFDGITYAKGASILKQIVAYVGRDAFVAGLRAYFPKHAWGNATFDDLLGALEEASGRELREYASRWLTTAQVNTLRPQITRDGENYGTVAVLQEAPKDYPTLRTHRLAIGLYDLDNGKLVRRKRVELDVSGERTEVAELAGEPAADVLLINDDDLTYAKIRLDERSLATIVEHVSDFADSLPRGLVWAAAQDMLRDAELPARQFVRMVAAGIGSETDVNLVTILARTARQAVNLYADPAWQDEGRALLARTFDAALRSAEPGSGRQLAFAQEYAALARSDADLAVLKGWLAGEGVPDGLTVDTDLRWHLLHSLVALGVYGSAEIDAELARDNTASGQRQASVARAALPDAASKAEIWTKITTDTSLPNWLQRAMLQGFWHSAQLELLAPYRDRYFADVAGVAERFDGEVAQVFAIMGYPSLLVDDATVAATDSWLAGEHPAPVRRLVAEGKDGVERALRARACDTAAR; encoded by the coding sequence ATCCACAACCTGGCACGCACCGAGGCCGTCGAACGGGCCCGGCTGCTGTCCGAGGTGACCTACCGGGTCACCCTCGATCTGACCGACGGCGCGGGCGCACCGAGTGAGGGCACCACCTTCTCCTCCCGCAGCGAGATCCGGTTCCGCTGCGCGGAGCCGGGTGCCGCCACGTTCGTCGAGATCACGGCCCAGACGCTGCGGTCCGCCACCCTCAACGGCGTCGCGCTGGACCTCTCCGGGTACGACTCGACCAAGGGCCTGGCAGTGCCCGGCCTCGCCGCCGAGAACGAGCTGGTGGTCGAGGCCGACTGCACGTACTCGACGTCCGGCCAGGGCCTGCACCGCGCCCTGGACCCGGTCGACGGCGAGGTGTACCTCTACTCGCAGTTCGAGACGAACGACGCGCAGCGGGTGTTCGCCTGCTTCGACCAACCCGACCTCAAGGCCAGGCACACCTTCGTGGTGACGGTGCCGAAGCACTGGCGGGTCGTCTCGAACTCGCCGGTCGCCGACGTGACCGAGCGGGACGCGGACAAGGTCGTCACGTTCGCCGAGGGCGCGACGATGAGCACCTACGTCACCGCGGTCTGCGCCGGGCCGTACCACGAGGTGCGCGACGAACACGACGGCATCGACCTCGGGGTGTACTGCCGCAAGAGCCTCGCCGAGCACCTCGACGCGGACGACATCCTGACCATCACCAAGCAGGGCTTCGACTTCTACCACGGACAGTTCGGCATGCGGTACCCGCTGCCGAAGTACGACCAGCTCCTGGTGCCGGAGTACAACGCCGGCGCGATGGAGAACTTCGGCTGCATCACCATCTCCGAAGAGCACTACCTGTTCCGCTCGCAGGTCACCAACTTCGAGTACGAGCAGCGCGCCAACACGATCCTGCACGAGCTGGCGCACATGTGGTTCGGCGACCTGGTGACCATGCGCTGGTGGGACGACCTGTGGCTGAACGAGTCGTTCGCCGAGTGGGCCAGCCACTGGTGCAACGCCGAGGCCACCCGGTTCTCCGACGCCTGGACCACGTTCCTCGCGCTGCGCAAGCGCTGGGGGTACGGCCAGGACCAGCTGCCGACCACGCACCCGGTGTACACCGATATTCCGGACGTGGAAACCGTCGAGGTCAACTTCGACGGCATCACGTACGCCAAGGGCGCGAGCATCCTCAAGCAGATCGTCGCCTACGTGGGCCGGGACGCGTTCGTGGCCGGGCTGCGCGCGTACTTCCCGAAGCACGCGTGGGGCAACGCCACGTTCGACGACCTGCTGGGTGCGCTGGAGGAGGCGTCCGGCCGGGAGCTGCGCGAGTACGCGTCGCGGTGGCTGACCACCGCGCAGGTCAACACGCTGCGCCCGCAGATCACCCGGGACGGCGAGAACTACGGCACCGTCGCGGTGCTGCAGGAGGCGCCGAAGGACTACCCGACGCTGCGCACCCACCGGCTCGCGATCGGCCTGTACGACCTGGACAACGGCAAGCTGGTGCGGCGCAAGCGGGTCGAGCTGGACGTGTCCGGCGAGCGCACCGAGGTCGCCGAGCTGGCCGGCGAGCCCGCCGCGGACGTGCTGCTGATCAACGACGACGACCTGACGTACGCGAAGATCCGGCTGGACGAGCGCTCGCTGGCCACGATCGTCGAGCACGTCTCGGACTTCGCCGACTCGCTGCCGCGCGGTCTGGTGTGGGCCGCCGCGCAGGACATGCTGCGCGACGCCGAGCTGCCGGCCCGCCAGTTCGTCCGGATGGTCGCCGCCGGCATCGGCAGCGAGACCGACGTCAACCTGGTGACGATCCTCGCCCGCACCGCCCGCCAGGCGGTCAACCTGTATGCCGACCCGGCCTGGCAGGACGAGGGCCGGGCGCTGCTCGCCCGCACGTTCGACGCGGCGCTGCGCAGCGCCGAGCCGGGCAGCGGCCGGCAGCTCGCCTTCGCCCAGGAGTACGCGGCGCTCGCCCGCAGCGACGCGGACCTCGCGGTACTGAAGGGCTGGCTCGCCGGCGAGGGCGTGCCGGACGGGCTGACCGTCGACACCGACCTGCGCTGGCACCTGCTGCACAGCCTGGTCGCGCTCGGCGTGTACGGCAGTGCCGAGATCGACGCCGAACTGGCCCGGGACAACACCGCGAGCGGCCAGCGGCAGGCGTCGGTGGCCCGCGCGGCGCTGCCGGATGCGGCGTCCAAGGCGGAGATCTGGACGAAGATCACCACCGACACCTCGCTGCCGAACTGGCTGCAGCGCGCGATGCTGCAGGGCTTCTGGCACTCCGCGCAGCTGGAGCTGCTCGCCCCGTACCGGGACCGCTACTTCGCCGACGTGGCCGGCGTGGCGGAGCGGTTCGACGGTGAGGTCGCGCAGGTGTTCGCCATCATGGGGTACCCGAGCCTGCTGGTCGACGACGCCACCGTGGCGGCCACCGACAGCTGGCTGGCCGGCGAGCACCCGGCGCCGGTGCGCCGGCTGGTCGCCGAAGGCAAGGACGGCGTCGAGCGCGCCCTGCGCGCCCGCGCCTGCGACACCGCCGCGCGCTGA
- a CDS encoding DsbA family protein — protein MWFDPACPWAWLASRWLLQVEQVRPVHIRFHVMSLAVLNEDKDIPDGYRTMLADTWGAVRVCIAAEQDHGTEVLRDLYTALGTRIHVKKQAKDRQLLVDALTDAGLPADLADAAETDKYDAQLRESHHQGMDPVGYDVGTPVIHVPGADGEQIAFFGPVITPAPKGEAAGRLWDGVLAVAGTDGFFEIKRTRTREPIFD, from the coding sequence ATGTGGTTCGACCCGGCATGCCCGTGGGCCTGGCTGGCGTCCCGGTGGCTGCTGCAGGTCGAACAGGTCCGGCCGGTACACATCCGGTTCCATGTGATGAGTCTCGCGGTGCTGAACGAGGACAAGGACATCCCGGACGGCTATCGCACCATGCTCGCCGACACCTGGGGCGCGGTCCGGGTGTGCATCGCCGCCGAGCAGGACCACGGCACCGAGGTGTTGCGCGACCTGTACACCGCGCTCGGTACCCGCATCCACGTCAAGAAGCAGGCGAAGGACCGCCAGCTGCTGGTCGACGCGCTGACCGACGCCGGCCTGCCGGCCGACCTCGCCGACGCCGCCGAGACCGACAAGTACGACGCGCAGCTGCGGGAGAGCCACCACCAGGGGATGGACCCGGTCGGCTACGACGTGGGTACCCCGGTGATCCACGTACCGGGCGCCGACGGCGAGCAGATCGCGTTCTTCGGCCCGGTGATCACCCCGGCGCCGAAGGGCGAGGCCGCCGGGCGGCTCTGGGACGGGGTGCTCGCGGTCGCCGGTACCGACGGGTTCTTCGAGATCAAGCGGACCCGCACCCGCGAGCCGATCTTCGACTGA
- a CDS encoding HAD family acid phosphatase, translating into MLKSARKRVLTAAVALGAALVVGVGGASMAGADQHGAGQATPKHDSSIENLGLVKNEIKAYYGDDGDHQPSADSAYARDAKRVESQLKHWLTARSHEHGKKALVLDVDDTVLSNYNYEASHDFGYDPVTNAACVEAKCFPAIFGMPALVTWASTHGYAVFYVTGRPHDQQQATLDNLADQGFPTPAGIFTKVKTAPYPPYLTCSPNCSTIEYKSGTRAHIESLGYTIVANAGDQYSDLKGGHAQRTFKMPNPMYYLP; encoded by the coding sequence ATGCTCAAGTCCGCCAGGAAGCGGGTGCTGACCGCGGCGGTCGCGCTGGGTGCCGCGCTGGTCGTCGGCGTCGGCGGGGCCAGCATGGCCGGGGCCGACCAGCACGGCGCGGGCCAGGCCACGCCGAAGCACGACTCCTCGATCGAGAACCTCGGCCTGGTCAAGAACGAGATCAAGGCGTACTACGGCGACGACGGCGACCACCAGCCGTCCGCCGACTCCGCGTACGCGCGGGACGCCAAGCGGGTCGAGTCGCAGCTCAAGCACTGGCTGACGGCGCGCTCGCACGAGCACGGCAAGAAGGCGCTGGTGCTCGACGTGGACGACACCGTGCTGTCGAACTACAACTACGAGGCGTCGCACGACTTCGGGTACGACCCGGTGACCAACGCCGCGTGCGTCGAGGCGAAGTGCTTCCCGGCGATCTTCGGCATGCCGGCGCTGGTCACCTGGGCCAGCACGCACGGGTACGCGGTCTTCTACGTCACCGGCCGCCCGCACGACCAGCAGCAGGCGACCCTGGACAACCTGGCCGACCAGGGCTTCCCGACGCCGGCGGGGATCTTCACCAAGGTGAAGACCGCGCCGTACCCGCCGTACCTGACGTGCTCGCCGAACTGCTCGACCATCGAGTACAAGTCGGGCACCCGGGCGCACATCGAGTCGCTGGGCTACACCATCGTGGCGAACGCCGGCGACCAGTACTCGGATCTGAAGGGCGGCCACGCGCAGCGCACCTTCAAGATGCCCAACCCGATGTACTACCTGCCCTGA
- a CDS encoding DUF1015 family protein codes for MQSPAHPIGRAWISAGGTGAQNYDEFADDGEITEIVRANPASALAIEMPHRTPEAVAAGLSFTDSLPAAAARFAALCEQSRYRAAEQVVGLYRIAEPAGSAGRGAGDGAVSYGVFCLVDTDQISASADEPGLVIRNEDVFVAKVKERVALADAIGHLLSPILLLQTGSGEALQALLVELTGRLGAPDVTDTDPQGRSHQLWALGPGADQDRVLAAAGGGELIVADGNHRSLAAQVGGLPRFLAVVTTPESVHIQPYHRLIRDVPQAAELPDRLRAAGATVEPLPAPAEVPPPGTVHLHTAAGSYAVRLPVPSGAGVVDRLDYSAVEAVLVRDVLELDPSDKRISYVGGDYPASWLRGEVDAGRADLAVLIAPVSVADFVAVNLARAKMPRKSTWFTPKARAGLLAAELSTP; via the coding sequence ATGCAGTCGCCGGCGCACCCGATCGGTCGGGCCTGGATCTCCGCCGGGGGCACCGGCGCGCAGAACTACGACGAGTTCGCCGACGACGGCGAGATCACCGAGATCGTGCGGGCCAACCCGGCCAGCGCGCTCGCCATCGAGATGCCGCACCGCACCCCGGAGGCGGTCGCCGCCGGCCTGTCGTTCACCGACTCGCTGCCCGCCGCCGCGGCGCGGTTCGCCGCGCTGTGCGAGCAGAGCCGGTACCGGGCGGCCGAACAGGTTGTCGGCCTGTACCGGATCGCCGAGCCAGCCGGCAGCGCGGGCCGGGGTGCCGGCGACGGCGCGGTCAGCTACGGGGTGTTCTGCCTGGTCGACACCGACCAGATCTCCGCCAGCGCGGACGAGCCGGGGCTGGTGATCCGCAACGAGGACGTGTTCGTCGCCAAGGTGAAGGAGCGGGTCGCGCTGGCCGACGCGATCGGCCACCTGCTCAGCCCGATCCTGCTGCTGCAGACCGGATCCGGCGAGGCGCTGCAGGCGTTGCTGGTCGAGCTGACCGGCCGGCTCGGCGCCCCGGACGTCACCGACACCGACCCGCAGGGCCGCAGCCACCAGCTCTGGGCGCTGGGCCCGGGCGCCGACCAGGACCGGGTGCTGGCCGCCGCCGGCGGCGGTGAGCTGATCGTTGCGGACGGCAACCACCGCAGCCTGGCCGCCCAGGTCGGCGGGCTGCCCCGGTTCCTCGCCGTGGTCACCACGCCGGAGTCGGTGCACATCCAGCCGTACCACCGGTTGATCCGCGACGTGCCGCAGGCCGCCGAGTTGCCCGACCGGCTGCGCGCCGCCGGTGCCACCGTCGAACCGCTGCCGGCGCCCGCCGAGGTACCCCCGCCCGGCACCGTGCACCTGCACACCGCCGCCGGCTCGTACGCGGTGCGGTTGCCGGTGCCGTCCGGCGCCGGCGTGGTGGACCGGCTGGACTACAGCGCGGTCGAGGCGGTGCTGGTCCGCGACGTGCTCGAACTGGACCCCTCGGACAAGCGGATCAGCTACGTGGGCGGCGACTACCCGGCGAGCTGGCTGCGCGGCGAGGTGGACGCCGGCCGCGCCGACCTGGCCGTGCTGATCGCGCCGGTCAGCGTGGCCGACTTCGTCGCGGTCAACCTGGCCCGGGCGAAGATGCCGCGCAAGTCCACCTGGTTCACCCCGAAGGCGCGCGCCGGCCTGCTCGCCGCCGAACTCTCCACCCCCTGA
- a CDS encoding ArsR/SmtB family transcription factor yields MRSELAFSADDLARTRFAVSPMWEVVASYQLLASPARHPLHQPWLDQVRPRVAAAGLDAGWLAALVPAQGYVPDFLTPLPDDPAPTLAAELAAIRATAPRDVRTDLDQYPTSNPRAQALRADPPGRLAQLADEVATYWDLALGPYWAKVRAVLDADVFRRARQVAERGTGHLFNSLHETLSWDNNTLQLVRRQCALTRDGIGAGLVLVPSAFVGRVLTWSRPPHPPQLLYPARGAATLWEHQPVRHHAAIAAVLGRSRALLLTELETPTSTTDLARRTGISAAGVSQHLTALRDAGIVSTHRAGRSVLYARTAVAESLLADTD; encoded by the coding sequence ATGCGCTCCGAGCTGGCCTTCTCGGCCGACGACCTGGCCCGCACCCGGTTCGCGGTCTCCCCGATGTGGGAGGTCGTCGCGAGCTACCAGCTGCTGGCCTCGCCGGCCCGGCACCCGCTGCACCAGCCATGGCTGGATCAGGTACGGCCGCGGGTCGCCGCCGCGGGCCTGGACGCCGGGTGGCTCGCCGCGCTGGTGCCGGCCCAGGGCTACGTGCCGGACTTCCTCACCCCGCTACCGGACGACCCGGCGCCCACCCTGGCCGCCGAGCTCGCCGCCATCCGCGCCACCGCGCCGCGCGACGTGCGCACCGATCTCGACCAGTACCCCACCAGCAACCCCAGGGCCCAGGCGCTGCGGGCGGACCCGCCGGGCCGGCTGGCGCAGCTCGCCGACGAGGTCGCGACCTACTGGGACCTCGCACTCGGCCCGTACTGGGCGAAGGTACGGGCGGTGCTGGACGCCGACGTGTTCCGCCGTGCCCGGCAGGTCGCCGAGCGTGGCACCGGCCACCTGTTCAACTCCCTGCACGAGACTCTGAGCTGGGACAACAACACCCTCCAGCTGGTGCGCCGGCAGTGCGCGCTCACCCGGGACGGGATCGGCGCCGGCCTGGTGCTCGTGCCGTCGGCCTTCGTCGGCCGGGTGCTGACCTGGTCACGCCCGCCGCACCCGCCGCAGCTGCTCTACCCGGCCCGCGGCGCGGCGACGCTCTGGGAGCACCAGCCGGTCCGGCACCACGCGGCCATCGCCGCGGTACTCGGCCGGTCCCGGGCGCTGCTGCTCACCGAGCTGGAGACGCCGACCTCCACCACCGATCTGGCCCGCCGCACCGGAATCTCCGCCGCCGGCGTCTCACAGCATCTCACCGCGCTGCGCGACGCCGGCATCGTCAGTACCCACCGGGCCGGCCGGTCGGTGCTCTACGCACGCACCGCGGTCGCCGAGTCGCTGCTCGCCGACACCGACTGA